The Alkalinema sp. FACHB-956 genome contains a region encoding:
- a CDS encoding DNA methyltransferase, which translates to MSTARHHAEWLSLVEVSGPFLSLPVLLQVFPNGLEAHEPEQMRLLRLAHEEWEDNQKSLQPETAIHRAWVEFVLQETLGLPGEVLLSGQAIPTGLQVTIAEHQETLRPDWVVVNPRDAAEAGKPRLLVQVVPAGQDLEKGLKGSRWAASPATRMMELLHACNVRLGLLTNGEHWMLVNAPKGETTGYISWYATLWQEEPITLRAFRSLLGVDRFFRVDEPQTLEVMLAQSINSQQEVTDQLGYQVRKAVDVLVQSIDRIDQDRNRSLLQGISETRLYEAALTVMMRLVFLFSAEERKLIPPHENELYNTHYAVSTLRSRLREQADQFGEEVLERRQDAWCRLLATFRAVYAGVDHDALFIPAYGGSLFDPDRFPFLEGRREGTDWKLQTADPIPVNNRTVLHLLEALQILQVKVPGGGGVEPRKLSFRALDIEQIGHVYEGLLDHTAVRATEPILGLVGTKDKEPEISLAELEVQAAKGETALVAFLKEQTGKSLSALQKAVATQARQSSGTGETPQDHQARQRLLIACNNDRALLDRILPFAKLIRFDTLDYPVVIPAGSVYVTEGVDRRQTGTHYTPRNLTEEIVQYTLEPLVYEGVAEGKPKEAWRLRSPAELLQLKICDMAMGSGAFLVQTCRYLAEKLVEAWQQMEAEHPGQVVIAPEGTLSAALPEECPIPKDADERLVVARRIVADRCLYGVDKNPLAVEMAKLSLWLITLAKGRPFTFVDHALKWGDSLLGITKPEQIEFLKLNPEKEAVQLRTVSDRWKPFVQRAIAKRQELENFSVSDIADIQKKEQLNREAEAAIAHVRHVGDFLVAEALAQAGKTSDLTDEEIQVLAEVVIEALDEADAEKRNREIAAILAKTERMMNLGNPENQPPRKLFHWLLEFPEVFLQEDAPKGFAAIVGNPPFQGGSKITGVLGTDYRGLLVENIANQKRGNADLCAYFFLRAEQLTNKFGGFGLVATNTIAQGDTREVGLDQLVANGCAINRAVPSRPWIGTASLEVAHVWIRKDKWLGEFILDEGLVSGITPLLTAPSKTLGHPHRLVNNQESSFLGSKLTGMGFILLPDEAKLLIQRNPKNKEVLFPYLNGEDINSRPDQSPSRWVINFKDYPLDANHDDLKNPKGAPYAADYPDCLAIIQEKVKPERDLNNRKERREKWWQYGEKTPALYRAIEKRSRIFVIPRVSKFLTVSASTTDIVASEATVVIASEFFSTFTLLQSDIHQLWTIAFQSSLETRGRYTPSDCFETFPFPTPDPSDLSTQFLTLNTIGEIYYTHRQAIMRERQEGLTKTYNRFHDVNEKASDIQKLRSLHVEMNQAVAAAYGWQDLDLGHGFHKTKQGIRFTISETARREVLDRLLELNHQRYAEEVAQGLHDKKKAKGKGQKAKGKTTQKQKAPGDDLQDEQISLF; encoded by the coding sequence TTTAGAAAAGGGGCTGAAGGGGTCTCGCTGGGCTGCCAGTCCTGCGACTCGGATGATGGAGTTACTACACGCCTGCAATGTGCGATTGGGACTGTTGACGAATGGCGAACACTGGATGCTAGTGAATGCGCCAAAGGGAGAAACGACGGGGTATATCTCCTGGTATGCGACGCTTTGGCAGGAAGAGCCGATTACCCTGAGAGCGTTTCGCAGTTTGTTGGGGGTCGATCGCTTCTTTCGGGTGGATGAACCGCAAACGCTGGAGGTGATGCTGGCGCAAAGTATCAATAGCCAGCAAGAAGTTACTGACCAGTTGGGCTATCAGGTAAGGAAGGCGGTTGACGTATTGGTGCAGTCGATCGACCGGATTGACCAGGATCGAAACCGATCGCTATTACAGGGCATTTCGGAAACTCGGTTGTATGAAGCGGCATTGACGGTAATGATGCGGCTGGTGTTTCTGTTCTCAGCCGAGGAACGCAAGCTGATTCCGCCCCATGAGAATGAGCTTTACAACACGCACTATGCGGTTTCGACGTTGCGATCGCGCTTGCGGGAGCAGGCGGATCAGTTTGGGGAGGAGGTGCTAGAGCGGCGACAGGATGCATGGTGTCGCTTGCTGGCAACGTTTCGGGCGGTGTATGCCGGGGTGGATCATGATGCGTTGTTTATTCCTGCCTATGGTGGGAGTCTGTTTGACCCCGATCGCTTTCCCTTTTTGGAGGGACGGCGGGAGGGCACTGATTGGAAATTGCAGACGGCAGACCCGATTCCTGTGAATAACCGCACGGTGTTGCACCTGTTGGAAGCGTTACAAATTCTTCAGGTGAAGGTGCCGGGGGGCGGTGGGGTGGAGCCGCGTAAGCTGTCATTCCGGGCATTGGATATTGAGCAGATTGGGCATGTCTATGAGGGCTTGCTCGATCACACAGCAGTCCGGGCGACAGAGCCGATTCTGGGATTGGTAGGGACAAAGGACAAGGAGCCGGAGATTTCACTGGCGGAGTTGGAGGTACAGGCGGCGAAAGGGGAAACTGCCCTGGTTGCATTCTTGAAGGAGCAAACGGGTAAGTCGCTGTCGGCATTGCAGAAGGCTGTAGCCACTCAAGCAAGACAATCGAGTGGAACAGGTGAAACACCTCAAGATCATCAAGCACGGCAGCGGTTACTGATTGCCTGCAATAACGATCGCGCCCTGTTGGATCGCATCTTACCGTTTGCCAAGCTGATTCGGTTCGATACATTGGACTACCCGGTGGTGATTCCGGCCGGGAGTGTGTATGTGACGGAGGGGGTCGATCGCCGTCAGACCGGGACGCACTACACGCCGCGCAATCTAACTGAGGAGATTGTGCAGTATACGCTGGAGCCGTTGGTGTATGAGGGGGTGGCAGAGGGAAAGCCAAAGGAAGCGTGGCGGTTGCGATCGCCTGCCGAACTCCTTCAATTGAAGATTTGTGATATGGCGATGGGCAGTGGGGCGTTTTTGGTGCAGACCTGTCGCTATTTGGCTGAGAAGCTGGTGGAAGCATGGCAGCAGATGGAGGCAGAGCATCCGGGACAGGTGGTGATTGCGCCGGAGGGTACGCTGTCGGCAGCATTGCCGGAGGAATGCCCGATTCCGAAGGATGCCGATGAGCGGTTAGTGGTGGCGCGGCGCATTGTGGCGGATCGCTGTCTTTACGGAGTCGATAAAAACCCGTTAGCCGTCGAGATGGCGAAGTTGTCGCTGTGGCTGATTACGCTGGCGAAGGGGCGACCGTTTACGTTTGTGGATCATGCGCTGAAGTGGGGCGATTCGCTGTTGGGAATTACCAAACCGGAGCAAATCGAGTTTTTGAAACTGAATCCGGAAAAGGAAGCGGTACAACTGAGAACGGTGTCCGATCGCTGGAAACCCTTTGTGCAACGAGCGATCGCCAAACGGCAAGAGCTAGAAAACTTTAGTGTGTCGGATATTGCCGATATTCAAAAGAAGGAGCAGCTAAACCGGGAGGCAGAAGCAGCGATCGCCCATGTGCGACATGTGGGTGATTTTTTGGTGGCGGAGGCATTGGCTCAGGCAGGCAAAACATCAGACCTGACGGATGAGGAAATTCAGGTGTTGGCGGAGGTGGTGATTGAGGCGTTGGATGAAGCCGATGCCGAGAAGCGAAACCGGGAGATTGCTGCGATTCTGGCAAAAACCGAACGCATGATGAATTTGGGCAATCCAGAGAACCAACCCCCTCGAAAACTGTTTCATTGGCTGCTGGAGTTCCCTGAAGTATTTTTACAGGAAGATGCACCGAAGGGATTTGCGGCGATAGTTGGCAACCCTCCCTTTCAAGGCGGGTCAAAAATTACAGGTGTGCTTGGTACAGATTACAGAGGTCTTTTAGTTGAAAATATTGCAAATCAAAAACGAGGTAACGCAGATTTATGTGCTTACTTCTTTCTCAGAGCAGAACAACTAACGAATAAGTTTGGAGGATTCGGCTTGGTTGCAACCAATACCATTGCTCAGGGTGATACTCGTGAAGTTGGATTAGATCAATTGGTTGCAAACGGTTGTGCTATTAATCGGGCTGTACCCAGCCGTCCTTGGATTGGAACTGCAAGTTTAGAAGTTGCTCATGTTTGGATTAGAAAAGATAAGTGGTTAGGAGAATTTATCCTTGACGAAGGGTTAGTAAGTGGAATCACGCCATTGTTGACAGCGCCTAGTAAGACTTTAGGTCATCCTCATAGATTAGTTAATAATCAAGAAAGCTCTTTTTTAGGTAGTAAATTAACTGGAATGGGTTTTATCCTCTTGCCAGATGAAGCGAAATTACTTATTCAGCGTAATCCTAAAAATAAAGAAGTTCTGTTTCCATATTTGAATGGCGAAGATATTAATTCACGTCCTGATCAATCGCCAAGCCGGTGGGTTATCAACTTTAAAGATTATCCTCTAGATGCAAATCATGACGATCTGAAAAACCCTAAAGGAGCACCTTACGCAGCGGATTATCCTGATTGTTTGGCTATTATTCAGGAAAAGGTAAAGCCTGAAAGAGATTTAAACAATCGGAAGGAACGCCGTGAGAAGTGGTGGCAATATGGGGAGAAAACACCTGCGCTTTATCGGGCAATCGAGAAGCGTAGTAGAATTTTTGTAATTCCTCGTGTTAGCAAGTTTCTCACTGTTTCTGCCTCTACTACAGATATAGTTGCCAGCGAGGCAACTGTTGTTATTGCCTCAGAGTTCTTTTCTACTTTCACACTTCTTCAATCAGATATTCATCAACTTTGGACAATTGCATTTCAAAGTAGCCTCGAAACACGAGGTAGGTACACACCTTCTGACTGCTTTGAAACCTTCCCCTTCCCCACACCCGATCCTTCAGACCTCAGCACTCAATTCCTAACCCTCAACACGATCGGTGAAATCTACTACACCCATCGTCAGGCAATCATGCGCGAGCGTCAGGAAGGACTCACCAAAACCTACAATCGCTTTCATGATGTCAATGAGAAAGCGAGTGATATTCAGAAATTGCGATCGTTGCATGTTGAGATGAACCAGGCAGTTGCCGCTGCCTACGGTTGGCAAGACCTCGACTTAGGGCACGGTTTTCATAAGACGAAACAGGGCATCCGCTTCACCATCAGCGAAACCGCTCGACGGGAAGTGCTCGATCGGCTGTTGGAGTTGAACCATCAGCGCTACGCCGAGGAAGTCGCCCAGGGTTTGCATGATAAGAAGAAGGCAAAAGGCAAGGGGCAGAAGGCAAAGGGCAAAACCACCCAAAAGCAAAAAGCCCCTGGAGACGACCTGCAGGATGAGCAAATCAGCCTGTTCTAG
- a CDS encoding Uma2 family endonuclease: MTARLLETPVSFDQFIEWLPESSEHRYELHRGVIIEMPKPRGKHSQVAGYIALKVGIEIERLALPYFIPKECIVRAAPQIPQGSLDKESGYEPDVIVLDAPALMDEPQWESGSILTLGKSIKVIVEVISTNWRDDYFTKLGEYEALGIPEVWLVDYAALGGRRYIGSPKQPTFTVGYLVDGEYELQQFRSGDRILSPTFPELNLTVDQVFAAGS, from the coding sequence ATGACAGCCCGACTTTTAGAAACACCTGTTAGTTTTGACCAATTTATTGAGTGGCTCCCAGAATCATCAGAACATCGCTACGAACTCCATCGGGGGGTCATCATTGAAATGCCAAAACCGAGAGGAAAACACTCCCAGGTTGCTGGATATATTGCTCTCAAAGTGGGGATTGAAATTGAGCGACTGGCACTACCCTACTTCATTCCCAAAGAATGCATTGTGCGCGCTGCTCCGCAGATACCGCAAGGGTCGCTCGATAAAGAATCAGGTTATGAACCCGATGTCATCGTTCTAGATGCACCCGCCCTCATGGATGAACCCCAGTGGGAAAGCGGCTCAATCCTGACGTTAGGGAAATCCATCAAAGTCATCGTAGAAGTCATTTCGACCAATTGGCGCGACGATTACTTCACAAAGCTAGGCGAATATGAAGCCCTTGGGATTCCAGAAGTCTGGCTGGTGGACTATGCTGCATTGGGCGGACGACGGTACATTGGCTCTCCCAAACAGCCCACCTTCACGGTTGGCTACCTAGTGGATGGAGAGTATGAGTTACAGCAGTTTCGATCGGGCGATCGCATCCTCTCGCCCACATTTCCAGAATTAAACTTGACGGTTGATCAGGTATTTGCCGCAGGAAGCTAG